In Zonotrichia albicollis isolate bZonAlb1 chromosome 5, bZonAlb1.hap1, whole genome shotgun sequence, the genomic window TTTATGAATTCTGATAGCCTAGGTATAGCACCTCTAGCACCCACATTTGTGTGTGATGGGACACAAATGCACATGTAATGTTTCTTCCCCATTACAGTCTGTACATTTCTCTGAGGGTTTTTCAAGATGAAAACTAGAGCAGGAGAAAAGCCTCCGTTCTAAGATCAGGATCTAGAGAGGACAAATAagaatgaaggaaggaaaactgagGAGGGAATAGTACAGAGCACAGTGATGGGTCTCTAGTAGATGCCCATGGTGACATCCACATTATTTGTCTGCCCCTTGATTCTCACCCAGAGGCTCTCAACTGTGCCATTACATCTCCATACATTCCAACCCTTCTATTCCATGCAGTGCCACCTGCCTGCCTCTTCTGCCCTGCCTTTTCCTCCTGAAGAGCCTGTAACCATCCAAGAGGGCACTCCAGTCACAGGACTTGTCCCACCAGTTTCATTTATGCCAACGATATCGAGTCTCTGGCACCTGGCGAAAGTTTCCAGGTCACTGTTGCTTGTTCCTCAAGCTGCATTCATTGGTATAGAAACATGTTCACGAGTGGTGCTTTGCAGCCAACACTTGTGAAGCAGATTGAGGGGTTCCCTTACTGCTCCTTTCCTCACGTTTTGGCACACAATGCCATTGTTCATCACTGGCCAGCCTGGTATTCTCCCATTCCCCTTCCCAGAGTAGTTTAAAGCTCTATCAAGGAGCCCTGCTAGTTCCTGTGCTAGAACTCCTTTTCCCCTCTGAGAATGGCTCATCCTGTCAGGTGTGTGTAGACAAGGTGGTGAATAGATCACCCCACAGTCAAAAacccagtattttttttttgcttgcacCAGCATTGGAGCCATGCATGGACCCCATGGATCTGCCTATTCCTACCAGTATAATTCCTCGTTATCGACGGGTCAAGGAAATCACTACCAGTGTTCCTGATCCATCAACCAATTTTCCCAAGGCCCTGGAGCCTCTGTTGATTGAGTGCACTGTGTCAGATGAGTTGGTTTAAAAACCTTTATTAGTAAAAGCGTTTCCCTGGGAGAGACGTCCTTTTCTGTCCtgtctgggcacagcaggaccagcagtgacagcagcacaggtgagttCCTCATTCTCTTCTCCTGGTACCCCACAAGGGAGGTGCTGGTTGAGAAGGGCCCGGGCCAGGAGAGCACCTGCTGCGCTGGTCCCTCCGCTCAGCTTCCTAGGCCGCGTCCCTCAGAAGAGCAGGACAGTGCGGATACTGAAAcgtggaagggaagggaggcttggctgcagctcaggagcagGCAGTGTGGCAGGCAGGTGTGCCTGGGGACCTGCCACCTTCTCTGCCATCCAGACTCTTCCTGACTGAGCTGCATGAGGCGTGCAGCAGCGGGGAAGCCTTCAAATCCTTGCTGAGGGGAGCCCCTCATGGGATAAGGCCACAGGATCTGTGCTGAGCTGAACCATGAGCAGGAGGGTTCCCTGTGCTGAACATGGGCTCTTCCCTCTGGGCTATGGCACAACTTGCCAGCACTCAGCTGGGAGGCCCCGCTTCCTCAAAAGGCTCGGGTGCTCTTTGGGAAGCCAGTGTTGTATGTTCTGCCTGTTGGAAATTTAGGGGAGGTGCTGAGGTTTGCTGAACCTCCTGTTGGTCAGGGTCTCACCTTTTTCCTGCACGTAGCAACTCAAATCCCTCGTTCACTTTAGCAAATGGCAGCGTGTGTGTGATCAGCAAGTCTGAATTGAATTTCTTCTCCAAATAGCTGGAAACTAATTTGGGGATACATTCTCTCGTCTTCCAGCCTAGAAacaggagagagcagctgcctgAATACTGGGAGAAAGGCTGttttggtaaggtagtgttacTGTCAGGGTCAGGACTAGTGACCAGTACTGGTGCCACACCCTTGTGAGATGGTTTCTGCTCTTTGGGATGAGTGGGTTACTGTGAGACACAGGTGGAGGGTTATTTTCACGTCTAATGCTAATGTTCAATACAGGCAATGCAGTGCTCCTCTTTATTGTCTTTTCCTTGAAAACCCTCTTTTATGATTTGTCAACTGCCAAGAGAGGAAAAGCTGAAATATTTAGAGTGCATTCTTAAGTCTTATACCTCCAAACATCGTCCCCTTCCACGTACGCCCAGTCAGCAGAAGTGTGGGATCGATGGAAATCTCTGAATCCAATACCCCAACCATCACACAGACACCAGTGCTCATATTGCAGGAAGCCAGGGAAGCAATCTGATGGGATAGGCAGGAGAATGAGAGAAAGCCATGATGAGTTGGTCATGTGAGTCCTCTTTTTGTGCAATCCCTTGCTCCTCCCTGGTAATCTGAAAACATATATCCCCCCTGGTGGAGCAGACCTGGGGAGCTTGTGGGCTCTTTTAAGATTCGTGCCATTTTCTCTCAGAAAGATATgcccagcagtgcaggcagcCTGTGAGGAACTTCCCATGGGGGTGATTTTTGCCCTGAGAGGGGCCTGTGATGATCTGGGAGGGAGGACAGGTGCTGAAGTGCCACCTACCATGGTGTCCTTGTGCCCGATGGCCTCAAAGGAGTAGTCCACGCCCTGCCCGGTCATCTCAGTGAGCACCTCCTGGATGGGCTTCTGGAAGTCTCGAGGGTTGATGCAGTCGGTGGCTCCCAGCTCCTTGGCCTTGGCAAACTTGTCCTTGTTGATGTCCACACCAATGATGCAGGAAGCTCCAGCTGCCTTGCAGCCCATGACAACAGAGAGGCCAACTCCTCCAAGTCCAAAAACAGCACAGGTGGAGCCTGGTTTTACCTGCACAGATGGGAGCCTATGAGTCTccagcaggaagaggaggaggaagagggggagggggaggagaagAAGGTTTCTTTTGTACAGGATTGATGAGCTTgtgagggcagccctggtgttCTAAACATTCCAACCTTGGCTGTGTTGATGGCAGCCCCATACCCTGTGGAAAACCCACAGCCAAACAAACAGACTTTGtccagaggtgctgcagcaTCTATCTTGGCAACGGCGTACTCTGGCACCACAGTGAATTCTGCAAAGGTGCTGACCCACACAAAATGATGGATCTGCTTTCCTTTGCAAGAGAAGCGGCTGGTCTTGTCCGGCAGCAGGTTTTGTGGTTCAGAAAAACTGTGGAGGAGATGCAAGTATTTGTATTTGATTGAGTGAAGCGTTGGTGGGGGTGTCAGATTTGTCATAAAGTCATTCCCATGTAGGTGTAGGGGAAGGCAAAGTAA contains:
- the LOC141729137 gene encoding alcohol dehydrogenase 1-like isoform X2, whose product is MATAGKMVATGICHSDDHVLKGSLPNVEFPVIPGHEGAGIVESIGEGVTSVKPGDKVIPLCLPQCGECSFCQNPESNFCQKSHFSEPQNLLPDKTSRFSCKGKQIHHFVWVSTFAEFTVVPEYAVAKIDAAAPLDKVCLFGCGFSTGYGAAINTAKVKPGSTCAVFGLGGVGLSVVMGCKAAGASCIIGVDINKDKFAKAKELGATDCINPRDFQKPIQEVLTEMTGQGVDYSFEAIGHKDTMIASLASCNMSTGVCVMVGVLDSEISIDPTLLLTGRTWKGTMFGGWKTRECIPKLVSSYLEKKFNSDLLITHTLPFAKVNEGFELLRAGKSIRTVLLF
- the LOC141729137 gene encoding alcohol dehydrogenase 1-like isoform X3 — protein: MATAGKVIRCRAAVAWAPGKLSVEEVEVAPPKAGEVRIKMVATGICHSDDHVLKGSLPNVEFPVIPGHEGAGIVESIGEGVTSVKPGDKVIPLCLPQCGECSFCQNPESNFCQKSHFSEPQNLLPDKTSRFSCKGKQIHHFVWVKPGSTCAVFGLGGVGLSVVMGCKAAGASCIIGVDINKDKFAKAKELGATDCINPRDFQKPIQEVLTEMTGQGVDYSFEAIGHKDTMIASLASCNMSTGVCVMVGVLDSEISIDPTLLLTGRTWKGTMFGGWKTRECIPKLVSSYLEKKFNSDLLITHTLPFAKVNEGFELLRAGKSIRTVLLF
- the LOC141729137 gene encoding alcohol dehydrogenase 1-like isoform X1, giving the protein MATAGKVIRCRAAVAWAPGKLSVEEVEVAPPKAGEVRIKMVATGICHSDDHVLKGSLPNVEFPVIPGHEGAGIVESIGEGVTSVKPGDKVIPLCLPQCGECSFCQNPESNFCQKSHFSEPQNLLPDKTSRFSCKGKQIHHFVWVSTFAEFTVVPEYAVAKIDAAAPLDKVCLFGCGFSTGYGAAINTAKVKPGSTCAVFGLGGVGLSVVMGCKAAGASCIIGVDINKDKFAKAKELGATDCINPRDFQKPIQEVLTEMTGQGVDYSFEAIGHKDTMIASLASCNMSTGVCVMVGVLDSEISIDPTLLLTGRTWKGTMFGGWKTRECIPKLVSSYLEKKFNSDLLITHTLPFAKVNEGFELLRAGKSIRTVLLF